CCGCCACCCGGTTCGACGGTGACCTGCGCCCGCCCGGGGCCCCGCCCGTCAGGAGATGCGTCGGGAAGATCCGCGACCCCGTCCCAGTTAGTAGAAGTGTGAACAACACGAGTGAGGTCGAGGTGGTCGTCATAGGCGCCGGTCAGGCCGGTCTGGCAGGCGCCTATCACCTGCGGCGGTCCGGTTTCGAGCCGGACCGCGACTTCGTCGTGCTGGACCACTCCCCCGGCCCCGGGGGCGCCTGGCAGTTCCGCTGGCCCTCGCTGACGTACGGCAAGGTGCACGGAATGCACGCCCTGCCGGGCATGGAGCTCACGGACGCGGACCCGGAGCGGCCGTCCGCCGAGGTGATCCGCGCCTACTTCGACCGCTACGAGCGGACCTTCGACCTGCGGGTCAGGCGCCCGGTGCACGTACGGGCCGTACGTGAGGGCTCCGGCGGGCGACTGCTCGTGGAGACCTCGGACGGTGTGTGGTCGACCCGGGCTCTGATCAACGCGACCGGCACCTGGGACCGGCCGTTCTGGCCGCGCTACCCGGGCCAGGAGACCTTCCGGGGGCGGCAGTTGCACACCGCGCAGTACGCCGGGCCCGGGGAGTTCACCGGGCAGCGTGTCGTGGTCGTGGGCGGCGGCGCCTCGGGCACCCAGCATCTGCTGGAGATCGCCTCGTACGCGGCGTCCACCACCTGGGTCACGCGGCGCCCGCCGGTCTTCCGCGAGGGCCCCTTCGACGAGGACGCCGGCCGCGCGGCGGTGGCACTGGTCGAGGAACGGGTACGGCAGGGCCTGCCGCCCCGCAGCGTCGTCTCGGTCACCGGGCTGCCGCTCAACGACGCGATCCGGCAGGGCATCGAGGACGGGGTGCTCGACCGGCAGCCGATGTTCGACCGCGTCACGCCCACGGGGGTGGACTGGGAGGACGGCCGGCACATCGACGCCGACGTCATCCTCTGGGCCACCGGCTTCCGCGCCGCCATCGACCACCTCGCGCCGCTGCGGCTGCGCGCCCCGGGCGGCGGCATCCGCATGGAAGGCACGCACGCGGCCGCGGACCCCCGCATCCATCTGGTCGGCTACGGACCGTCGGCCAGCACCATCGGGGCCAACCGCGCGGGCCGCGCGGCCGTGCGGGACATCCGGCGGTTGCTGGAGCGGGAACCGGCTGCGGCGTGAAACGCGCGGGGGCGGGCGGCGCCCATCAGGGCCTCAGCCCGCCGCCTTCGCCCCGCTCTCCTTCTTCTTCGCCTGCGCGTTGAACTCCGCGACGTTGCGCTGGTGTTCCTGGTAGTCCGCGGTGAAACGGGTGTCGCCCGGGCGGACCGTGACGAAGTACAGCCAGTTGCCCGGGGTCGGGTTGATGGCCGCGTGCATCGCCTCCTCGCCGGGGTTGGCGATGGGCGTGGGCGGCAGGCCCATGCGCTGGTACGAGTTGTAGGGGCTCTCGATCCGGGTGTCGCTCTCCGTCGTACGCAGGGTGGAGCGGTTGAGCGCGTAGTTGATGGTGGAGTCCATCTGCAGCGGCATGCCGCGCTCGAGGCGGTTGAAGATCACCCGGGCCACCTTGCCCATGTCGGCCCTGGTGGCCGCCTCCGCCTGGACGATGCTGGCGATGGTGACGGCCTGGTACACGTTCATGGCGTTGCGCTGCGCCCCGGCGGCGATGGGCGCGCCGTTGAACTTGTCGTTCGCCGTGTCGACCATCAACGCGAGGAGCTTGTCCGGCGTGACCTTCTCCTGGAGCGGATAGGTGGCCGGGAAGAGGTAGCCCTCCGGATTGCCCTCGGCGTCGTTCGGCAGTTTCAGGGCGGCCTTGTCCAGGGACTTCTTCGTGCTGCCGGCGGGCAGGGCGAGGGCCTTGTCGACGGCCGTGTACACCTGGCTCGCGCGCCACCCCTCGGGGACCGCCAGGGTCGTGGGCCGGCTCTCTTCCTCGGTCCCCAGGGTCAGCAGCGGCACCGCCACGGCGGTACCGACCACGACGGCTCCGGTCGCGACGAGGACGATGCGGCCCCTGCGCGTCAGTCGAATCGTGCTCCGTGGCGGAGTGTTCTTCTGCATGCGGGCACGGTAACCCGCATATCGTCACAAACCCGGCATATTTTCAGCTTGTCGGTTCCAGTTGAGCGTCCCGGCGTACCAGCGCCGCGTACCGGCCCCCCTCCTCCAGGAGCTCCTCGTGCGTGCCGCGTTCGACCGCGCGGCCCGAGTCGAGGACCACGATCTGGTCGGCGCCGCGCACGGTGGACAGCCGGTGGGCGATGGTGAGGGTGGTGCGGTTGGCCGACAGGGCGTCGATGGCGTCCTGGACGGCGGCCTCGGTCCGGGTGTCCAGTGCGCTGGTGGCCTCGTCGAGGATGAGCACCGGCGGGTCGCGCAGGATGGTGCGGGCGATGGCCAGGCGCTGCTTCTCCCCGCCGGAGAAGCGGTGGCCGCGCTCGCCTACGACGGTGTCGTAACCGTCGGGCAGCGCCGCGATGTGGTCGTGGATCTGGGCGGCCTTCGCCGCCTGGTGCAGTTCCTCGTCGGTGGCGTCGGGCTTGGCGAAGCGCAGGTTCTCGGCGACCGAGGCGTGGAAGAGGTACGTCTCCTGTGAGACGACGCCGACCGCGCGCGCCAGGGTGTCGAAGTCGAGGTCGCGGACGTCGGTCCCGTCGAGGGTGACGCGGCCGCCGGTGACGTCGTAGAGACGGGGCACCAGATAGCCCAGCGTGGACTTGCCGGCGCCGGTGGAGCCGACGAGGGCGAGGCTGCTGCCCGCGGGGACGGTGAGGTCGATGCCGTCGAGGACCGGGCCGCCCTTGCCGTCGTAGCCGAAGGAGACGTTCTCGAAGCGGACCTCTCCCTTGATGCGGTCGAGTCGCACGGGGTCGGGACGCTCGGTGATGTCGATCGGCAGGTCGAGGTATTCGAAGATGCGCTGGAAGAGGGCGAGGGAGGTCTGGATCTGCACACCGGTCGACAGCAGGCTCACGGCCGGGCGGAACAGGCCCTGCTGGAGCGAGACGAAGGCGACGATCGTGCCGATGGAGACCTCCGGGCCGCCCAGTTGCAGGGCCATGCCGGCGGTCCAGTAGATGACGGCGGGCAGGGCGGCCATGACGATCGTGATGACGGCCATGCGCCACCGGCCCGCCATGTTCGACCGCACCTCCAGGTCGACGAGTTCCTCGGACTCGTCGGAGAAGGACTTCGTCAGCGAGTCGGAGCGGCCCATCGTGCGGCCCAGCAGGATGCCGCTGACGGAGAGCGACTCGGTGACGGTGGCGGCCATGGCGGCCATCTGCTTCTGGCGCTGAGTGGTGATCTTGCGTCGTTCGTTGCCGACGCGGCGGCTGATCCACACGAACACCGGCAGCAACAGCAGGGAGACGACCGTCAGGCGCCAGTCGAGGGCGATCATCGCGACGATGGTGGCGACCACGCTGGTGACGTTGGAGACCAGGGAGGTCGCGGTGGAGGTGACGGTGGCCTGCATGCCGCCGATGTCGTTGGCGATGCGGGACTGCACCTCGCCCGTGCGCGTGCGCGTGAAGAAGGCGAGGGACATGCGCTGGAGCCGGCCGTAGACGGCGGTGCGCAGGTCGTGCATGACACGCTGGCCGACCGTCGTGGAGATCAGGGTCTGGAGGACTCCGAAGACGCTGGTGAGGACGGCGCTGAGGATCATGCCCAGGGCGAGGAGGCTGAGCAGGCCCGTGCGCCCCTCGGGGATCGCGACGTCGAGGATCTCCTTCAGCAGGAAGGGCGTGGCGACGGAGACCAGTGACGCGGCGCCGACCAGCAGGCCGACGACCGCGAGGCGGCCCCGGTAGGGGCGGAAGAGGCCGAGGATGCGGCGGACCTGCCGGGGCTGCTCCTTGGAGTCGGCCGGCGGGATCCACGGGGCTTCACGGTCGGGATGCATGGGCTCCTACGAGGGATGCGGCGGATCGGATCACAGCTCATTGTTACCTATACTCACAATGAACTGCATCCTGATATTGTTCCCATATGACCACGCCCGACCCCGACGGCCTGCTCGCCGAGCAGTTGCTGCGGCTCACCCGCCGGGTGCACCGCATCCAGAAACGCCATCTGGAGCACCGTGACCTCGGCATCACCCCGGCCCAGTCCCGGCTGCTGCGCACGCTGGCGCACTGGGGATCGCCGCCGCGCATGGCCGACCTGGCCGAGCGGCTCGAAGTGGTACCGCGAGCCGTGACGACGCTGGTCGACGGTCTCGAGGCGAGCGGCAAGGTGCGGCGGGTCCCGGACCCGGCGAACCGGCGGGTCATCCGCATCGAGCTCACGGACGACGGCCGCGGTGCGCTGCGCGAGCTGCGGGCGGCGCGCAGATCGGCCGCGGAGGAGATCCTCGCGCCGCTGACGGGGGATCAGCGGGAGGCGCTCGGGGGGTTGCTCGACACCCTGATCGACGGAACGCCGGCGGGGCCCTGCTGACGGACGGAACACATCAGTGGGCCGCGGCCTCCGCTCGTCCTGTCGATGCGGAGACCGCGGCCCACTGGGTTCCGGTCAACCGGCCTCGGGAGCGGGCTCCTTCAGCTCCTTCGGCTGCTGGGACAAAATACCCGGCGCCAAGGCCTCGGCGCCGGGCTCGCCGTCGGGGCCCTTCCCGCGCGTTGAGGACGAACTCGGTCGTCGTGGGGAGGTGACCGCCGCCCGTCGTCTCCTCGACCGCTGCGGCGTCGAGCGAGGAGGGGTCGACGTTCATGCCCCTGCCCGGGCCGACGACGTTGGCGGTGACGAGACCGATGATCAGGGCGGCCGTCGAGGCGATCTCGTGAGCATCCCCTGCACGGAGTCGGCCACCCGCGCAATGAGCACTAGGCCGCCAGGTCCGCCCTGTCGCCCATCACCACCACGGGACGCTGTCGCGGGTCGAGTGTGCGCAGGAGGTACCTCATCGCCTGCTCGGGCACGCTGACACAGGCGGAGGTGCCGCTGCCGTGGTCCATGTGCAGCCAGATCCCGCCACCCTTCGTCTGACCCTCGGGGCGGTTCCGGTCGTTCGGCGGGGTGCCCTTGACGCGGTTGTAGTCGATGGCGATGACGTAGTCGAAGTCGTGCCAGTGCGACGGGGCCCACGAGCGCGGGGCGGCGAAGGCCGCGGAGCGGGTGTACGGCAGTCCGGAGCCCGGGTCCGGCAGTACACCGCCCGCGTCGCTGAGGGTGAACACGCCCACGGGGCTGCGGTCGTCGTCCTCGTGGTGGTCTGTGGTCCAGCCCTTCTTGCCGTTGTGCCCGGCCCAGCCGCGCTCCCGCTGCCAGGTCGAGCCGTGCTTCGTGTAGAGGACGACCGTGGAGTCGGCGGAGTCCTTCCCGTCGCCGTAGGCCGCGACGACCTGGCGGGAGCCGGACGGGATCCGCCGCTGGAGCCGGTCGCCGACGCCGGGGACGCGCGTCGGGTCGGCCGTGTCCGCGTGGGTGCCCGCCGCCCGGTCCGCGGCTTGTGTCCCGCCACTGCCGTCCGCGCCGCCGCAGGCAGACAGAGCCGTCAGGAACGAGACGAGGACCGCCGTCGCGGCCACGGCTCGTCGTACGCCACCACTGTGCATCGCTCCATGGTCGCACCGCGTTCCGGCGACGGCGGGCCGAGGCCTGGAGAGTCGGCGGCGCACGGCGGGCGGCCGGTTCCGTTCGGTCGGCGGAAAACCTGTTGCCCGCCACCACGCGGCAGGGCGAACCTGTCACGGTTTGCTGCCTTCGGCCGGACCACACCCCTGACACGAGCCACTGGGACGTCATGCAGATTCAAGACCTTCCGTACCCCGACCCGGGCGTGCCGGACGCGCGTTCGGGGCCCCGATTCCTGTGGTGGCTCTTCCGCAATCAGCTGGGCGGTCAGCTCAAGTCGCTGGCCTGGGGGCTGCTGCACTTCGCCTCCGTCGCCGCCCTGCCCTTCTGTGTCGGGGTCGCCGTGCAGGCCGTCGTCGACCGCTCCGGCACCGGACTCGCCCTGGCGGGGGGTCTGCTGGCGCTGGCCTGCGCCGGCAACGCGGTCGGCGACACCTTCCTGCACCGCACCGCGATCACCAACTGGATCACGGCAGCCGCCCGCGTCCAGCAACTGCTCGCCCGCAAGGCCGCCCATCTGGGCTCGGCGCTGACCCGGCGCGTCGCGGCCGGTGAGGTGGTGGCGGTGTCGACCGGTGACGTCGAGAAGATCGGCTGGTTCGTCGAGGCCCTGTCCCGCTTCACCGCGGCCCTGGTCACGATCGTGCTGGTCTGCGTGGGCCTGCTCGTCTACCAGCCGGCACTCGGCGTGGTCGTCGCCGTGGGGCTGCCCGCGCTGGCGCTCGCCGTGCTGCCGTTGCTGCCCCGCGCCACCCGCCGTGCCGACACCCAGCGCGAGAAGGCCGGGCGCGCCACCGAACTCGCCTCGGACACCGTCGCCGGCCTGCGTGTGCTGCGCGGCATCGGCGGCGAGGAGTTGTTCCTCGACCGCTACCGCAGCGTCTCCCAGGAGGTCCGCCACGCGGCCGTGCGCAGCGCCCGGATGTGGTCCCTGATCTCCGCCATCCAGGTCCTGCTGCCGGGACTGCTGCTCATCGCGGTCGTCTGGTACGGCGTCGGGCTGGCGCGCGAGGGCCGGATCACCGTCGGCGAACTGGTCACCGTCTACAGCTCGGTCATGGTCCTCACCTACCCGCTGCGGCACTTCGAGGAGATCGCCATGGCGTACTCCTTCTCCCGGCCCTCCGCCAAGCGGGCCGCGGGAGTGCTGTCGCTGCAACGGGCCACCGACACCGCCGGATCGCGCGCGGCCGACGTCCCCTCCGGCGACCTGTACGACCCGCAAACCGGGCTGCTCGCGCCCGCCGGACGGCTCACGGCGGTGGTGTGCGGTGACCCGGACGCGGCGGGCCTGCTGGCGGAACGGCTGGGCGGACACCCGTCCCAGGAGGGCACCTCGGTGCTGCTGGGCGGAGTGCCGCTCGACGAACTGCCGTTGAACAGCGCCCGTACGGCCGTCCTCGTCCAGGACAAGGACCCGGTGCTGTTGTCCGGCACGCTCCGCGACCTGCTCGACGTACCCGCGTCGGGCGTCGTCCGGCCGGAAGCGGCGCTGGCGGCCGCGCAGTGCGACGACGTGCTGGCGGCACTGGTGCAGGGCTCACTGGACGCCGGCGACCCCATGGACGCCCGGATCACCGAGCGCGGCCGGTCCCTGTCCGGCGGTCAGCGCCAGCGGCTCGCGCTCGCCCGCTCGCTGATCACCGACCCGGAGGCGCTCGTCCTGGACGAGCCGACCTCGGCCGTCGACTCGCACACCGAGGCACGGATCGCGCAGGGCGTGCGGGAGTTGCGCGCCGGGCGCACGACCGTGGTGTTCACCTCCTCACCGCTGCTGCTGGACCGCGCCGACCGGGTCGTGTTCCTGCACGACGGCGAGGCCGTGGCGGTCGGCGCCCACCGCGAACTGGTGCGGACCGAGCCCCGCTACCGGGCGGTGGTCACCCGCGAGACGGACGACGAGGCCGCGCTGAACGGTTCCGTCGCCCTGCACGACGTCCTGCAGGAACTGGAAGAGATCGAGGAGAAGGCATGATCGGCGTCGCGCCACCGGCCTACGACCCGGCGGCCCCGACGACGGCGAACACCCTGCCGATCGGGGCCCCCGAGACCGTCCGCGCCTACGTGGCCGAACTGCTGCGCCGGCACCGGCGGGCGTTCCTGCTGCTGGTCGCCGTCAACACGGCCGCCGTGATCGCCTCGATGGCCGGTCCCTGGCTGCTGGGCGGACTGGTGGAGCGGGTGTCCGACGGGGCGCGGGACCTGCGGCTGGAACTCACCGCCGGACTCTTCGTGGCCGCGCTGGCCGTCCAGGCCGTGTTCGTCCGTCAGGTACGGCTGCGCGGCGCGATACTGGGCGAGCGCATGCTGGCCGACCTGCGCGAGGACTTCCTCGTCCGGTCGGTCGGGCTGCCGCCCGGGGTGCTGGAGCGGGCCGGGACCGGCGACCTGCTGTCGCGCATCACCACGGACATCGACCGCCTCGGCAACGCCATGCGCGAGGCCGTGCCGCAGCTGTCGATCGGCGTGGTGTGGGTGTTCCTGCTGATGGGCGGGCTGGTGATCACGGCGCCGCCGCTGGCGCTCGCCGTGCTGCTCGCCCTGCCGCTGCTGATCGCCGGCTGCCGCTGGTACTTCCGGCGGGCGCCCTCGGCCTACCGTTCCGAGGCCGCCGGGTACGCCGCCGTGGCCGCCGCGCTCGCCGAGACGGTGGACGCCGGGCGCACCGTCGAGGCCCACCGCCTGGGCGAGCGCCGCGTCGCGCTGTCCGAGCGGCGGATCCGGGAGTGGACGGCCTGGGAGCGGTACACGCTCTGGCTGCGGTCGGTGCTCTTCCCGGTCATCAACATCACCCATGTGACCGTGCTCGCCTCGGTGCTGATCATCGGCGGTGTGTTCGCCCTGCACGGGTGGATCGACGTCGGTCAGCTGACGACCGGCGCGCTGATCGCCCAGATGCTGGTCGACCCGGTGGGCATGATCCTGCGCTGGTACGACGAGCTCCAGGTGGCGCAGGTGTCGCTGGCGCGGCTCGTCGGAGTCCGGGACATCGAGCCGGACGCCGGGGATCCGTCGGTGACCCCCGAAGGGCGCCATGTGCACGCCGACCGGGTGCACTTCGGCTACCTGGAGGGCGTGGACGTCCTGCGCAAGGTGTCGCTGGAGGTCTCCCCCGGCACCCGGCTGGCCCTGGTCGGCCCCTCGGGCGCGGGCAAGTCCACGCTGGGCCGGCTGCTCGCCGGGATCTACGCGCCCCGGGACGGCCGGATCACCCTGGGCAGCGCCGAGCTGTCCCGGATGCCCGCCGAACGCGTCCGCTCCCATGTGGCCCTGGTCAACCAGGAGCACCACGTCTTCGTGGGCTCCCTGCGCGACAACCTGCGGCTCGCGCGGACCGGTGCCGTCGACGCCGAGCTGTGGGCGGCGCTGGGCGCGGTCGACGCGGACGGCTGGGCCCGTGCGCTGGAGGAGGGCCTGGACACCGGGGTGGGCTCGGGCGGTCTGGCGCTCACCCCGGCCCAGGCCCAGCAGATCGCGCTGGCCCGCCTGGTGCTGGCCGACCCGCACACGCTGGTCCTGGACGAGGCGACGTCCCTGCTCGACCCGCGCGCCGCCCGCAACCTGGAACGCTCGCTGGCCCGGGTTCTGGACGGCCGCACGGTCGTCGCCATCGCCCACCGGCTGCACACGGCCCACGACGCGGACGTCATCGCCGTCGTCGAGAGCGGCCGCATCAGTGAGCTGGGCAGCCATGAGGAGCTGGTCGCGGCGGACGGGGCGTATGCGGCGCTGTGGAGGTCGTGGCACGGCTGAGCACCCCGTGGCGCGGGAGGGCGCTCACGCCAGGGGGCGGGCCGTGTCCTTGGCGTTGCGCGGTCCCGAGCCGGGGTGGAAGGCTGGAATCAGGCACCGGCTCGGGGAACGCCCGGGAAGCAGTGGCCCGGGCGGCGTCTGTGCTCCGTGCGGCGGCGGCCCGGAGCGGTCCCGTGGATACGGGCCCGTCCCCACCCCCTGGAGGTACCCGTGAACAGCTCCGACGGCTGGGGAGACGACGTCTACCAGCCGGACCAAGACGAGCAGAGGGAGGACACGGGCCTGCTCGACGCCGAGGACACCCTGGAGAACGACGGCGTCGACGATCCCCTGGACCGGGGCTGGTCCCCTCCCGAGCGGCCCTGGGCCGTCGAGCACACCGGCGTGACGGCGGCCGAGCGGCAGCGGGGCGAGACGCTGGACCAGCGGCTCTCCGAAGAGCTGCCGGACGCCGCCGTCCCGGACGGTGACGGTCTCGGGGACTCCGAGGGCACCGACGGGGAACTTCTGGACAACGAGGTCGGCGCCGCGCGCGCCGGCCGGCTCGTGGCACCCGACGAGGGCGCCCACGAGGACGAGGAGGAGGCGCTGGTCGCCATCGACGTGGGCATCGACGGCGACGCCGCGTCGGCCGAGGAGGCCGCCGTGCACGTCGTCGACGAGGACACCCTGTCCGGCTGATCACACAACCGGCCCGAGCCGTTCGAGGAGCCTTCATGCAGCAGGACAAGCACCCCGACTACCACCCCGTCGTCTTCCGCGACCGCGCCGCCGGGTACGCGTTCCTCACCCGGTCCACCGCGACCAGCGACCAGACCATCGAATGGGACGACGGCGAGACCTACCCGGTCGTGGACGTGGAGATCTCCTCCGAGAGCCACCCCTTCTACACGGGCAAGGCCCGCACGGTGGACTCCGAGGGCCGGGTCGCCGCGTTCGAGCGGCGCTACGGCGGCGGCTGAGACCCGTCCCCGGCCGCGCTCAGATGACGTTGAGCGCCGCCGCGCAGCCCACCCCGCCCAGCAGCATGAACACCGGCATCAGCACCTTCAGCTCGACCCAGCTGCCCGCCCGGAACCGCATGACCTTGGGCGGCCCGATCGGATACCAGCGCTTGCGCCCGACCGGGATGGGCCACAGGATCGGGCAGCCGGACACGGTCAGCGCGTCCCCGATGTCGTGCACGATCGCGCCCAGCACCACCGGCAGACCCAGCCACAGATACTCCTGCCCCGGCGCCGCGAACAGCCAGTCCGCGCCCTTGCCCGGCTTGTCCAGGACCCCCGCGAGGATCCACGCCGTGGTCGCGGCCAGCAGCCACACCAGGACATCGCTGCTGGAGCCGCGCGCCGCTCGCCACAGCAGGCCCTCGATGGCCAGGACCAGGTGGACGAAGAGGACCGCGAGCACGCCCCAGCGGTCACCGGTGATCGCCACGACCGAGGTGCCCGCACCGATCAGGACCGCCCACAGCCAGGTGTGCGTCAGCGTGCGGTGCCCGCCGGAGCGGCGCGGGTCGCCCTGCTTCTTGGTGGCCTTGTAGACGGCGTACGACAGCTTGTCGACGATCTCGCACAGCCAGCGCGACAGTGGTCCGAAGGACCGCGAGATGGTGGCTGCCTTGTGGTCGAGATCCGGGGCGAGCGCGGCTCCGGCGCAGATCAGGGCGCCGACGAGGAGGACCGGCCAGGGCATCGGGTGCCCGGCCGCCGCGGCGGCCGCGCCGACGCCCAGCCAGGCGGCGGCTCCCGACAGTGAGTGTGCTGGTCCCATCATGACGCTGCCCGCCCCGTTTCTCGTGTGCCGCTGTCCAGTTGACCGGGCGCGCTGACGTCCCGTCGGCGCCCCAGCGTAGCGTTCGTGATCTTCGGGCCCGCAGCCGATTCCCGCATCGGGCATGGGGCCAGGCAAGATGGGGGCGTGACCCTCATCGATCAGCTGCCGCGGACCCCCGACCCCGATGCCTTGTACGAAGCCTTCGAGTCGTGGGCCGGCGAGCGGGGTCTCACGCTCTACCCCCACCAGGAGGAGGCGCTGATCGAGGTGGTCTCCGGCGCGAACGTGATCGTGTCGACGCCCACCGGCTCGGGCAAGAGCATGATCGCGGCGGGTGCGCACTTCGCCGCGCTGGCCCGGGACGAGGTCACCTTCTACACCGCCCCGATCAAGGCGCTGGTGTCGGAGAAGTTCTTCGAGCTGTGCAAGATCTTCGGCACCGAGAACGTCGGCATGCTCACCGGCGACGCGTCCGTCAACGCCGATGCCCCCGTCATCTGCTGCACCGCCGAGGTGCTCGCGTCGATCGCGCTGCGCGACGGCAGGCACGCGGACGTCGGCCAGGTCGTGATGGACGAGTTCCACTTCTACGCCGAGGGCGACCGCGGCTGGGCCTGGCAGATCCCGATCCTGGAGCTGCCGCAGGCGCAGTTCGTGCTGATGTCGGCGACGCTCGGCGACGTCTCCTTCTTCGAGAAGGACCTCACCCGCCGCACGGGCCGCCCGACCGCGGTGGTCCGCTCGGCGACCCGTCCGGTGCCGCTGTCCTACGAGTACCGGTACACCCCGCTCACCGAGACGCTCACCGACCTGCTGGCGGCGCGCCAGGCGCCCGTCTACATCGTGCACTTCACACAGGCGCAGGCCGTGGAGCGGGCGCAGGCGCTGATGAGCATCAACATGTGCTCGAAGGAGGAGAAGGAGCAGATCGCCGATCTGATCGGCAACTTCCGCTTCACCACCAAGTTCGGCCGCAACCTCTCCCGTTACGTCCGGCACGGCATCGGCGTGCACCACGCCGGCATGCTGCCCAAGTACCGCCGCCTGGTGGAGAAGCTCGCGCAGGCCGGTCTGCTGAAGGTCATCTGCGGCACGGACACGCTCGGCGTCGGTGTCAACGTCCCCATCCGCACCGTGCTGTTCACGGCCCTCACCAAGTACGACGGCACGCGTGTCCGCACCCTGCGGGCCCGGGAGTTCCACCAGATCGCCGGCCGGGCCGGGCGGGCCGGCTACGACACGGAGGGCTTCGTCGTCGCGCAGGCGCCGGAGCACGTCGTCGAGAACGAGAAGGCCCTCGCCAAGGCCGGCGACGACCCGAAGAAGCGCCGCAAGGTCGTCCGCAAGAAGGCCCCGGAGGGCTTCGTCGCCTGGTCGGAGCAGACCTTCGAGAAGCTCATCGGCTCCGAGCCGGAGCCGCTGACGTCCCGGTTCCGGGTGACGCACACGATGCTGCTGTCGGTGATCGCCCGCCCCGGCAACGCCTTCGAGGCGATGCGCCGCATGCTGGAGGACAACCACGAGCCGCGCAAGCAGCAGTTGCGGCACATCCGCCGGGCCATCGCGATCTACCGTTCCCTGCTGGACGGCGGCATCGTCGAGAAGCTGGACCAGCCGGACGCCGAGGGGCGCACCGTCCGTCTCACGGTCGACCTCCAGCAGGACTTCGCCCTCAACCAGCCGCTGTCCACGTTCGCGCTCGCCGCGTTCGAACTGCTCGACCCCGAGTCGCCGTCGTACGCCCTCGACATGGTGTCCGTGGTGGAGTCGACGCTGGACGACCCGCGGCAGATCCTCGCCGCCCAGCAGAACAAGGCGCGCGGAGAGGCCGTGGCCCAGATGAAGGCGGACGGGGTCGAGTACGAGGAGCGCATGGAGCGCCTCCAGGACATCACGTACCCCAAGCCCCTGGAAGAGCTGCTCTTCCACGCGTACAACACGTACCGTAAGAGCCACCCCTGGGTCGGCGACCATCCGCTGTCCCCCAAGTCGGTCATCCGCGACATGTACGAACGGGCGCTGTCCTTCACCGAGTTGGTGTCCCACTACGAGCTGGCCCGCACCGAGGGCATCGTGCTGCGCTACCTCGCCAGCGCCTACAAGGCCCTCGACCACACCGTCCCCGACGACCTCAAGTCCGAGGACCTCCAGGACCTGATCGCCTGGCTGGGCGAGATGGTGCGCCAGGTCGACTCCAGCCTGCTGGACGAGTGGGAGCAGCTGGCCAACCCGGCGGAGATGACCGCCGAGGAGGCCCAGGAGAAGGCCGACGAGGTCAAACCGGTCACCGCCAACGCGCGCGCCTTCCGCGTCCTGGTCCGCAACGCCATGTTCCGCCGCGTGGAACTGGCCGCCCTCGACCAGGTCGGTGAGCTGGGCGAGATGGACGGGGAGTCCGGCTGGGACGCCGACGCGTGGGGCGAGGCGATGGACAAGTACTGGGACGAGTACGAGGATCTCGGCACCGGACCCGACGCCCGCGGCCCCAAGCTGCTGCTCATCGAGGAGGAGCCGGAGAACGCCCTGTGGCGGGTCCGGCAGATCTTCCACGACCCGAACGGTGACCACGACTGGGGCATCAGCGCGGAGGTCGACCTCACGGCCTCGGACGCGGAGGGCCGCGCGGTCGTCCGCGTGACCGACGTCGGCCAGCTGTGACGGGCCGGGCAGCAGCGAGCACAGGAGAATCCCACTCATGACGACGAACCCGGCCGAGAGGCTCGTCGATCTGCTCGACCTGGAGCAGATCGAGGTCAACATCTTCCGCGGCCGCAGC
The Streptomyces tuirus genome window above contains:
- a CDS encoding NAD(P)-binding domain-containing protein is translated as MNNTSEVEVVVIGAGQAGLAGAYHLRRSGFEPDRDFVVLDHSPGPGGAWQFRWPSLTYGKVHGMHALPGMELTDADPERPSAEVIRAYFDRYERTFDLRVRRPVHVRAVREGSGGRLLVETSDGVWSTRALINATGTWDRPFWPRYPGQETFRGRQLHTAQYAGPGEFTGQRVVVVGGGASGTQHLLEIASYAASTTWVTRRPPVFREGPFDEDAGRAAVALVEERVRQGLPPRSVVSVTGLPLNDAIRQGIEDGVLDRQPMFDRVTPTGVDWEDGRHIDADVILWATGFRAAIDHLAPLRLRAPGGGIRMEGTHAAADPRIHLVGYGPSASTIGANRAGRAAVRDIRRLLEREPAAA
- the mltG gene encoding endolytic transglycosylase MltG, translated to MQKNTPPRSTIRLTRRGRIVLVATGAVVVGTAVAVPLLTLGTEEESRPTTLAVPEGWRASQVYTAVDKALALPAGSTKKSLDKAALKLPNDAEGNPEGYLFPATYPLQEKVTPDKLLALMVDTANDKFNGAPIAAGAQRNAMNVYQAVTIASIVQAEAATRADMGKVARVIFNRLERGMPLQMDSTINYALNRSTLRTTESDTRIESPYNSYQRMGLPPTPIANPGEEAMHAAINPTPGNWLYFVTVRPGDTRFTADYQEHQRNVAEFNAQAKKKESGAKAAG
- a CDS encoding ABC transporter ATP-binding protein, translated to MHPDREAPWIPPADSKEQPRQVRRILGLFRPYRGRLAVVGLLVGAASLVSVATPFLLKEILDVAIPEGRTGLLSLLALGMILSAVLTSVFGVLQTLISTTVGQRVMHDLRTAVYGRLQRMSLAFFTRTRTGEVQSRIANDIGGMQATVTSTATSLVSNVTSVVATIVAMIALDWRLTVVSLLLLPVFVWISRRVGNERRKITTQRQKQMAAMAATVTESLSVSGILLGRTMGRSDSLTKSFSDESEELVDLEVRSNMAGRWRMAVITIVMAALPAVIYWTAGMALQLGGPEVSIGTIVAFVSLQQGLFRPAVSLLSTGVQIQTSLALFQRIFEYLDLPIDITERPDPVRLDRIKGEVRFENVSFGYDGKGGPVLDGIDLTVPAGSSLALVGSTGAGKSTLGYLVPRLYDVTGGRVTLDGTDVRDLDFDTLARAVGVVSQETYLFHASVAENLRFAKPDATDEELHQAAKAAQIHDHIAALPDGYDTVVGERGHRFSGGEKQRLAIARTILRDPPVLILDEATSALDTRTEAAVQDAIDALSANRTTLTIAHRLSTVRGADQIVVLDSGRAVERGTHEELLEEGGRYAALVRRDAQLEPTS
- a CDS encoding MarR family winged helix-turn-helix transcriptional regulator, with the translated sequence MTTPDPDGLLAEQLLRLTRRVHRIQKRHLEHRDLGITPAQSRLLRTLAHWGSPPRMADLAERLEVVPRAVTTLVDGLEASGKVRRVPDPANRRVIRIELTDDGRGALRELRAARRSAAEEILAPLTGDQREALGGLLDTLIDGTPAGPC
- a CDS encoding L,D-transpeptidase family protein, with translation MHSGGVRRAVAATAVLVSFLTALSACGGADGSGGTQAADRAAGTHADTADPTRVPGVGDRLQRRIPSGSRQVVAAYGDGKDSADSTVVLYTKHGSTWQRERGWAGHNGKKGWTTDHHEDDDRSPVGVFTLSDAGGVLPDPGSGLPYTRSAAFAAPRSWAPSHWHDFDYVIAIDYNRVKGTPPNDRNRPEGQTKGGGIWLHMDHGSGTSACVSVPEQAMRYLLRTLDPRQRPVVVMGDRADLAA